In one window of Denticeps clupeoides chromosome 2, fDenClu1.1, whole genome shotgun sequence DNA:
- the LOC114784298 gene encoding uncharacterized protein LOC114784298, with amino-acid sequence MSRAAVHYGLACVLSVLAVYALGDSCLMISEVNSDNPKLDTQEFVELYHSSAARASLDGYSLVFYNGNNNLAYRVLDLRGHATDDRGFFLIGSVDLRPRPSISLPPNTVQNGPDAIVLYGPGASSIREGSLVQAHGLADVLVYATRRGGGAGELAAVLTPGSQPFIEDAAALDEDESIQRCWETEHHWAFRLAPPTPGRANTCSPPGPAPARIEELRLGGPVKSRHVEVSVSNLTVAMVLVVYDGRTAVVRGSADVTRAGEVNSVTIDTGTDAGSGAIALYEGRASDFPKDTPLSPKQPIDAFVFSGPSDVPNESLSETLTPGRRPYAITQGWEAGVSFSRCGVADWSRDSGVFMEALPTPGRTSHCPWPKICPYDIVAPNGTVAPPLPPWLGMDFLLNELNADTPGAGEDAEFIEIWHPSGQRTSLEGVWLLLINGQTGKPYHELSLSGYFTDSRGYFLIGSDKLQPEPSIPLPSNTVQNGPDAVALYRSEAQPSSQGGIPTVGLLDAVVYRSTGSDKEAVELTEALTPNQLPLLEEPHTLSGDESLSRCLPIPNQLSAFRVGPPTPMEKNVCPQPPTLPPPPEGVVINEVSGLIGANNSQKRMFVELTGPPLSSLHGLVLALYLGGAREAVPLRGQLGDDGLYLVNLTAETDAVLLCYGSDALCDSDSVVLDSLVVTEDPLLLNILNSSRGHHIHPHVRAVSDGPISLSRCSCCEGNSIGVWITSLPSPGLINRCPSRAFSSPVVDLCLEPLAHNWQEQSRNCSSEIAVYLEEQCSCGITPLYLQGMQVSCESGQMHLQGSIPALSEHQKTLIMKMTQNTQTCSNKGLVIMGVVMGLVALVVFAVALVVFHKRKQPQYYTSMELSDQTEL; translated from the exons ATGAGCAGAGCTgcagtgcattatgggttaGCGTGTGTTCTGTCCGTGCTAGCTGTGTACGCGCTGGGCGACTCCTGCTTGATGATTAGTGAAGTCAACAGCGACAACCCAAAGCTGGACACGCAAGAGTTTGTGGAGCTTTACCACTCGAGTGCGGCACGCGCCTCTCTGGACGGATACTCGCTCGTCTTCTACAATGGCAACAACAACCTTGCGTACCGCGTCCTTGACCTCAGGGGTCACGCCACTGATGATCGTGGCTTTTTCTTGATTGGCTCGGTGGACCTCCGACCCAGACCCTCGATCTCTCTCCCacccaacactgtgcagaaCGGCCCAGACGCCATAGTCTTATATGGGCCGGGGGCGTCTTCGATTAGGGAAGGGTCCCTGGTTCAAGCACATGGATTGGCTGACGTGCTGGTCTATGCTACCcggagagggggcggggctggggaGTTAGCGGCCGTTCTGACCCCTGGCTCGCAGCCGTTTATCGAGGACGCGGCTGCGCTGGACGAAGACGAGTCCATTCAGCGCTGCTGGGAAACCGAACACCACTGGGCTTTCCGGCTGGCCCCACCCACTCCCGGCCGGGCCAACACATGTTCTCCACCCGGCCCTGCCCCTGCACGAATCGAGGAACTGCGGCTGGGTGGCCCAGTGAAAAGTAGGCATGTGGAGGTGAGTGTCTCCAACCTGACAGTGGCgatggtgttggtggtgtatGACGGACGGACAGCGGTGGTCCGAGGCAGTGCTGACGTCACCAGGGCGGGAGAGGTCAACAGCGTTACCATAGATACAGGCACAG ATGCTGGAAGTGGCGCCATCGCGTTGTATGAAGGGCGAGCCTCAGACTTCCCAAAAGACACTCCCCTCAGCCCTAAGCAGCCAATAGATGCCTTTGTCTTCTCTGGGCCTTCTGATGTCCCCAACGAGTCCCTATCAGAGACCCTGACACCCGGCAGACGACCCTACGCCATCACACAGGG ATGGGAAGCAGGTGTATCGTTCAGTCGCTGTGGAGTTGCTGATTGGTCCAGAGACTCAGGAGTGTTCATGGAAGCGTTGCCCACACCCGGACGGACCAGTCACTGCCCTTGGCCCAAGATATGCCCCTATGACATTG TGGCTCCAAATGGGACAgtagccccgccccttcctccATGGTTGGGCATGGACTTCCTGCTGAACGAACTGAATGCAGATACGCCAGGTGCAGGCGAGGATGCAGAGTTCATCGAGATATGGCACCCCTCCGGACAAAGGACCTCGCTGGAGGGGGTTTGGCTGCTGCTCATCAACGGACAGACGGGGAAGCCATATCACGAGCTCAGCCTGTCGGGATATTTCACCGACAGTCGCGGTTACTTCCTGATCGGCAGTGACAAACTCCAGCCAGAGCCATCCATTCCGCTGCCGTCCAATACTGTGCAGAATGGGCCAGATGCTGTGGCATTATATCGCAGTGAAGCCCAGCCCTCTAGTCAGGGCGGCATTCCCACCGTTGGCCTGTTAGATGCGGTCGTCTACCGTTCCACTGGAAGCGATAAGGAGGCTGTGGAACTGACTGAAGCATTAACACCCAATCAGCTGCCCCTGCTTGAGGAGCCGCACACACTATCTGGTGATGAGAGCCTCAGCCGTTGCCTGCCAATACCCAATCAGCTCTCAGCATTCAGA GTTGGCCCGCCCACTCCGATGGAGAAGAACGTGTGTCCCCAGCCACCCACACTGCCCCCGCCTCCCGAAGGTGTTGTCATCAACGAAGTGAGTGGGTTAATTGGGGCGAACAACTCCCAGAAGAGGATGTTCGTGGAGCTGACCGGTCCACCACTTAGCAGCCTGCATGGATTGGTTTTGGCGCTATATTTGGGCGGGGCCAGAGAAGCAGTTCCATTGCGGGGACAATTGGGAGACGATGGCCTTTACCTTGTAAACCTCACTGCAGAAACAG acgcagtgctgctgtgttacGGCTCTGACGCTCTGTGTGACAGTGACTCCGTCGTCCTGGACTCTCTGGTTGTTACTGAAGACCCTCTGCTGCTAAACATCTTGAATTCCAGCAGAGGGCACCATATACACCCACATGTCAG GGCTGTGTCTGATGGTCCCATCTCTCTGAGCCGATGTTCCTGCTGTGAGGGGAACTCTATAGGTGTTTGGATCACGTCTTTGCCATCCCCTGGCTTGATTAATCGCTGCCCGAGTCGTGCTTTCTCAAGTCCTGTTGTTGACCTCTGTTTGGAGCCTCTAGCACACAATTGGCAAGAGCAAAGCAGAA ACTGCAGCAGTGAGATAGCGGTGTATCTGGAAGAGCAGTGTAGCTGTGGAATAACCCCCCTCTATCTGCAAG GGATGCAGGTATCGTGTGAATCTGGCCAGATGCATCTGCAGGGCTCCATTCCTGCTCTGTCTGAACATCAGAAGACCCTGATAATgaaaatgacccaaaacacacagacttgCAGTAATAAAG GTTTAGTGATTATGGGCGTGGTCATGGGGCTGGTGGCATTGGTGGTATTTGCTGTAGCTCTGGTCGTATTCCATAAGAGGAA gcaGCCCCAGTATTACACCTCAATGGAACTGAGTGACCAGACAGAACTCTAA